In the genome of Magnolia sinica isolate HGM2019 chromosome 2, MsV1, whole genome shotgun sequence, one region contains:
- the LOC131226248 gene encoding EPIDERMAL PATTERNING FACTOR-like protein 1, translated as MTMNLLSLDLLCITALVLASVYLILPASSLDQWPAPAPQVSLSDEKTRLGSTPPSCHSRCNDCNPCMAVQVPTIPAHSRGGPGLGNAFPLDMSSSSLISNKYSNYKPLGWKCRCGDRLFNP; from the exons ATGACCATGAATTTATTGAGTCTGGACCTTCTCTGCATCACAGCTTTAGTTCTTGCATCCGTCTATCTTATTCTCCCAGCTTCTTCTCTTGATCAATGGCCTGCCCCAGCCCCTCAG gTCTCGTTATCGGATGAAAAGACGCGTTTGGGCTCGACCCCACCAAGCTGCCATAGCCGTTGCAACGATTGTAACCCATGCATGGCGGTGCAGGTGCCGACTATACCAGCTCACAGCCGCGGTGGGCCCGGCTTGGGCAATGCATTTCCTTTGGATATGTCATCGTCGTCGTTGATTAGCAACAAGTACTCTAATTACAAACCATTGGGGTGGAAGTGCCGGTGTGGGGACCGCCTTTTCAATCCCTAG